The following coding sequences lie in one Moritella viscosa genomic window:
- a CDS encoding putative uncharacterized phage protein produces MGKKISGNVGPVIGISSSLELFEKLKYESARLESGWHPYDAFNFLVTAWHLFEDWTKSDEPRALCRQKRHRNKLPPQMSLVLDVVRDVVNGSKHYQLDPNSVNKRRVDEVHTGREVGFYEYFFHEDIPAVTVDKFWYFSVRTLNNLVMRYFEWVFDDLTAVKKFPKELIDDISYCNIAERTNVESPAMQKGMETVLNINNVQ; encoded by the coding sequence ATGGGAAAAAAAATATCTGGTAACGTTGGTCCTGTAATTGGTATTTCATCAAGTTTAGAATTATTCGAAAAGTTGAAATATGAATCTGCCCGCTTAGAGAGTGGTTGGCATCCATATGACGCATTTAACTTTCTAGTTACTGCTTGGCACTTATTTGAAGATTGGACTAAAAGTGATGAACCTAGAGCTCTTTGCAGGCAAAAACGACATCGAAACAAATTACCTCCTCAAATGAGCCTGGTATTAGATGTGGTTAGAGATGTCGTGAATGGTAGTAAGCATTATCAATTAGATCCAAATTCAGTGAATAAACGTAGAGTCGATGAAGTCCATACTGGTAGGGAAGTTGGTTTTTACGAATATTTCTTTCATGAAGATATTCCTGCAGTTACAGTCGACAAATTTTGGTACTTTAGTGTCAGAACATTAAATAATTTAGTTATGCGTTATTTTGAATGGGTATTTGATGACCTAACAGCGGTTAAGAAATTTCCAAAGGAATTAATAGATGACATTTCATATTGCAATATAGCGGAAAGAACAAATGTGGAATCCCCCGCTATGCAAAAAGGGATGGAAACAGTTTTGAATATAAACAATGTCCAATAA
- a CDS encoding putative uncharacterized phage protein has product MEVTAEKLQKAQKISKTKQELEEELSASITGLKSIRRRENLIATFVDGAACGWKFYVPEAFKEALDIKLSTLVTFMQPYEAWTQGHNYAFQEGDSIYSHPYQDWKEFLQQENAIVLAVKHCTPAGFEDDIKLQGVFSGNRFSKKITKSKRVEDYNVEIVKKTYDPGTLTVEIFKVKSDKSGLENFDNLTITQVDFVTLIQQGYYWQKPKNKDDKTKVKKIVLIP; this is encoded by the coding sequence ATGGAAGTGACTGCCGAAAAACTTCAAAAAGCACAAAAAATCTCGAAGACTAAACAAGAACTAGAAGAAGAATTAAGCGCATCAATAACAGGTTTAAAATCAATAAGACGCCGTGAAAATCTAATTGCTACATTTGTAGACGGTGCAGCTTGCGGCTGGAAGTTCTATGTACCGGAAGCCTTTAAAGAAGCACTTGATATTAAATTATCGACACTAGTTACTTTCATGCAACCTTATGAAGCATGGACTCAAGGCCATAATTACGCATTTCAAGAAGGTGATTCGATTTACAGTCATCCATATCAAGATTGGAAGGAGTTTCTTCAACAAGAAAACGCAATAGTTCTCGCTGTTAAGCATTGTACGCCAGCTGGATTTGAAGATGACATTAAACTTCAAGGTGTGTTCAGTGGCAATCGTTTTTCAAAGAAAATAACTAAATCAAAACGTGTTGAAGATTACAATGTTGAAATAGTAAAGAAAACATACGACCCAGGTACTTTAACGGTTGAAATATTTAAAGTTAAATCAGATAAAAGTGGTTTGGAAAATTTTGATAATTTAACAATCACTCAAGTCGATTTTGTCACCCTAATACAGCAAGGTTATTACTGGCAAAAACCTAAAAATAAAGATGATAAAACTAAAGTTAAAAAGATTGTTTTGATACCTTAA
- a CDS encoding putative uncharacterized phage protein, translated as MLRIFMSNVTYDKTPHEAALNRFNQQANTDKCLEHLLGICTGLTADRYVSDDEIVFLHHWLCDNPIIEHIWPANQLLELTTDILNDQIIDEDERTKITTLLNQIIGSPTDNGVSSGMSTESPIDFDTDIKIPNNVFVFTGKFSFGSRKKCEEATVEREGKVGGKDVTFKTNYLVIGGTANDQWKFSSFGRKIQRAMDVRDDDRSNLKIISEEQWSNHL; from the coding sequence ATGCTGAGAATATTTATGAGTAACGTAACTTACGATAAAACCCCACATGAAGCAGCCCTTAATCGCTTTAATCAGCAAGCAAACACCGACAAGTGCTTAGAGCATCTTCTTGGGATTTGCACTGGCTTAACAGCAGACAGATACGTTTCTGATGATGAAATAGTATTCTTACACCACTGGCTTTGTGATAATCCAATAATTGAACATATTTGGCCAGCAAATCAACTTCTAGAACTAACAACCGACATTCTTAATGATCAGATTATTGATGAAGACGAGCGTACGAAAATAACGACTCTATTAAATCAGATTATCGGCTCACCAACTGACAATGGCGTTTCATCAGGAATGTCTACAGAATCCCCTATCGACTTTGACACTGATATAAAAATTCCAAACAACGTATTTGTTTTTACGGGTAAATTTTCTTTTGGATCTCGTAAAAAGTGTGAAGAAGCTACAGTTGAACGCGAAGGAAAAGTAGGTGGTAAGGATGTGACCTTTAAAACTAATTATCTAGTAATAGGTGGCACTGCAAATGACCAATGGAAATTCAGTAGTTTTGGTCGAAAAATTCAAAGAGCAATGGATGTCCGAGATGATGACCGTTCAAATTTGAAAATCATCTCTGAAGAGCAATGGTCTAACCATCTGTAA
- a CDS encoding putative uncharacterized phage protein, with protein MKNVDALKALRKERAISSPFPNLIDFESWADNVIPLLNFNIKIQSEFKQAVTSAVVSFRMNYREDAHASINDAIGILNQAIQLPVPEESIVLQSNELKYPEKLTIPWLIQHVEIKHWIMVITIILASFSAGVYFGDTDLYKSFTVTKKL; from the coding sequence TTGAAGAATGTGGATGCTTTGAAAGCTCTGAGAAAAGAAAGAGCAATATCATCTCCTTTTCCAAACCTGATTGATTTTGAATCATGGGCGGATAACGTTATTCCGCTACTAAATTTTAATATAAAAATACAATCAGAGTTTAAACAAGCTGTTACTAGTGCTGTCGTTTCATTTAGAATGAATTACCGAGAAGATGCTCATGCAAGTATTAATGATGCTATAGGTATATTGAATCAAGCAATACAATTGCCTGTTCCTGAGGAAAGCATTGTACTTCAAAGTAATGAATTGAAGTATCCTGAAAAACTCACTATTCCTTGGTTAATTCAACACGTTGAAATCAAGCATTGGATAATGGTAATTACTATTATCCTTGCCTCATTTAGCGCAGGGGTCTATTTTGGAGACACTGATTTATATAAATCTTTTACTGTGACCAAAAAACTCTAA
- a CDS encoding putative phage portal protein, with protein MPSTEELYEIAEECRNYILNSPPSTFSWRSNLARGKFPIGCCGDASEMLGKWLIKRFEVKPTYISGKDGGVDNEIGSHAWLEYDSLVIDITADQFNSNTYIFSGIYVGVKTDWYESFLVHSTKQIV; from the coding sequence ATGCCAAGTACTGAAGAACTATACGAAATAGCTGAAGAATGTAGAAACTATATTCTTAATTCACCACCCTCAACATTCTCATGGAGATCTAATCTCGCTCGAGGGAAGTTTCCTATAGGCTGCTGTGGTGACGCTTCAGAGATGCTCGGCAAGTGGCTAATTAAAAGATTCGAAGTAAAACCAACCTATATCAGCGGTAAGGATGGAGGGGTTGATAATGAAATTGGTTCTCATGCATGGTTGGAATATGACTCATTAGTTATAGATATAACTGCAGATCAGTTTAATTCAAATACCTATATTTTTTCGGGTATCTATGTTGGTGTAAAAACTGATTGGTATGAATCTTTTTTGGTGCATTCAACAAAACAAATTGTATGA
- a CDS encoding putative uncharacterized phage protein, whose protein sequence is MNKMINTVSQYREKDFLLALLGEYQKEYGSEIRHFNTHVFSSINAANPICERLPEFKVTKDEACTAVLGPWFDEAKARGHVIDKSGNGLIYCFTESGYGKALRYKHRFSFFFKDHWKFLVPVILTFISVTIAIIKLNS, encoded by the coding sequence GTGAATAAAATGATAAACACCGTATCTCAATACAGAGAAAAAGATTTCCTGCTTGCTTTACTTGGTGAATACCAAAAAGAGTACGGTTCTGAAATACGTCATTTCAATACACATGTCTTTTCTAGCATTAATGCCGCAAACCCAATATGCGAGAGATTGCCAGAGTTCAAAGTTACCAAAGATGAAGCTTGCACTGCTGTTTTAGGTCCTTGGTTTGATGAAGCTAAAGCCAGAGGCCATGTTATAGATAAATCAGGCAACGGACTTATTTATTGTTTCACTGAGTCTGGTTATGGTAAAGCTCTGAGGTATAAACATCGATTTAGTTTCTTTTTCAAAGACCACTGGAAATTCTTAGTACCAGTTATCTTAACATTCATCAGCGTCACCATTGCCATAATAAAACTTAATTCGTAG
- a CDS encoding putative uncharacterized phage protein codes for MVKDTDVIHKFQVLVRHLKNPIAKKYLKFGFNIRALQILETEHQLREVIEKAGSVPFSPYETTRINILLNSFYLNILGAVDNLAWVIQYEFDVISGATEKNNKKHDISLFKKKFRKGLNKYNPEIITEVYKFETWFNDIKNFRDPAAHRMPLCCPANVIGPEHKKELDNAQEKFRKQNYSKDRDAYMNAQREMSKVGSFQPIFLHISGEEGEQIYPLSRTINEDYEPFWGLSYAILEVIEERLASVSV; via the coding sequence GTGGTTAAAGATACCGATGTCATTCATAAATTCCAAGTTTTGGTTCGTCATCTTAAAAATCCAATAGCAAAAAAATATTTAAAGTTTGGCTTTAATATTAGGGCCCTGCAGATACTAGAAACTGAACACCAACTTAGAGAAGTTATCGAGAAAGCTGGTTCAGTTCCATTCTCTCCATATGAAACGACAAGGATTAATATATTATTAAATTCTTTCTACTTGAACATTCTTGGTGCGGTTGACAACTTAGCCTGGGTTATTCAATATGAATTTGATGTGATCAGTGGGGCAACTGAAAAAAATAATAAAAAGCATGATATTAGTCTTTTTAAAAAAAAATTCAGAAAAGGGCTCAATAAATATAATCCTGAAATCATCACAGAAGTGTATAAGTTTGAAACTTGGTTTAATGATATTAAAAATTTCAGAGATCCAGCAGCCCATCGAATGCCGCTTTGCTGTCCTGCAAATGTAATTGGTCCTGAGCATAAAAAAGAATTAGATAACGCACAAGAAAAATTTCGTAAGCAAAATTATTCAAAAGACCGTGATGCTTATATGAATGCTCAACGTGAAATGTCGAAAGTTGGTTCATTTCAACCTATATTTCTGCATATATCAGGTGAGGAAGGAGAACAGATATATCCTCTTTCTAGGACAATAAATGAAGATTATGAGCCATTTTGGGGACTGTCATACGCAATCTTAGAGGTTATAGAGGAAAGATTAGCAAGTGTCAGTGTTTGA
- a CDS encoding putative uncharacterized phage protein: MHIEILDNEEFNHSFNNWLKQTDELHKEAIHFQGMMHDIMCINDYGKNPPPSKDAIEKVNELAHVFNKRCEKSKVFSEFRKTLFKECGNLSRTMGKKTSHNADYV; this comes from the coding sequence ATGCACATTGAAATATTAGATAACGAGGAGTTTAACCATTCATTTAACAACTGGCTAAAACAAACAGATGAATTACACAAAGAAGCAATTCATTTTCAAGGAATGATGCACGACATTATGTGCATCAATGATTATGGAAAAAATCCACCGCCAAGTAAAGACGCTATAGAAAAAGTAAATGAACTAGCTCATGTATTTAATAAGCGCTGCGAAAAATCAAAAGTGTTTTCTGAATTCAGAAAAACGTTATTCAAAGAGTGTGGCAACTTGAGTCGGACAATGGGAAAAAAAACTTCGCATAATGCGGATTATGTGTAG
- a CDS encoding putative uncharacterized phage protein: MDWYKFFQIAIPSISAGGTAVLGCYLCYFKKKFATYGDIEGKLEKLPKLSEIEHAIASAKNSSEFEYHIRKEQLIHFETLIKKILSMDYFL, from the coding sequence ATGGACTGGTATAAGTTTTTTCAAATTGCAATTCCAAGTATATCAGCAGGTGGAACTGCAGTTCTTGGTTGTTACCTTTGTTATTTTAAAAAGAAGTTTGCAACCTATGGTGATATCGAAGGAAAGCTTGAAAAATTACCTAAGCTATCAGAGATAGAACACGCAATAGCAAGTGCTAAAAACAGTAGTGAATTTGAATATCACATACGAAAAGAGCAGTTAATTCACTTTGAAACGTTAATAAAAAAAATACTTTCAATGGATTATTTTTTATAA
- a CDS encoding putative uncharacterized phage protein, peptidase S24 family: MDYGKQIKTLRKSLGLTQRDFSEKTSISLSTLMKIESGHANAGLPTIDKIINSPQFNIYTLWLMKGETAPEVGQVHPSSEVLNIDKHSKNISLPFFEVSASAGSGLLAEVEERPKTISFEPNWLRNEVGVCPTNVFLMLVDGDSMQPTLKNGSMIMVNKDVDNLSDGIYVMRYDNNLLVKRLQMLPGGIIRVKSDNSMYDPWEITKSQLDGEELALIGRVVWTGQKM; the protein is encoded by the coding sequence GTGGATTATGGCAAACAAATAAAAACATTAAGAAAAAGCCTAGGCTTAACTCAGCGTGACTTTTCAGAAAAGACATCTATATCATTGAGTACATTGATGAAAATAGAATCTGGACATGCTAATGCAGGACTTCCAACGATAGATAAAATAATTAACTCTCCGCAATTTAATATCTATACTTTATGGCTAATGAAGGGTGAAACAGCTCCAGAGGTTGGACAGGTACATCCTTCCAGTGAAGTTTTAAACATAGACAAGCATTCTAAAAACATAAGCCTTCCTTTCTTTGAAGTCTCCGCATCAGCTGGCTCAGGGTTATTGGCTGAAGTTGAAGAGCGTCCAAAAACAATCAGTTTTGAACCTAATTGGTTACGTAATGAAGTTGGCGTATGTCCGACTAATGTATTTTTGATGTTGGTAGACGGTGACAGCATGCAGCCGACATTAAAGAACGGCTCGATGATCATGGTTAATAAGGATGTTGATAACTTGTCTGACGGGATTTATGTCATGCGTTATGACAATAACTTGTTAGTGAAGCGACTACAGATGTTACCAGGCGGCATTATTCGCGTTAAGTCTGATAATTCTATGTATGACCCTTGGGAGATCACAAAGTCGCAATTGGATGGTGAAGAGCTGGCGCTTATTGGGCGTGTGGTTTGGACTGGGCAAAAGATGTGA
- a CDS encoding putative uncharacterized phage protein, producing the protein MSTNIVIQMPIPVMSIPLFAERSGQTECAVGAQMDRGVLPFTQDKPRATRFVNIAKLTVQCLESNNDKPWLA; encoded by the coding sequence ATGTCGACAAATATTGTAATCCAAATGCCTATACCTGTTATGAGTATCCCGTTGTTTGCAGAGAGAAGTGGGCAGACTGAATGTGCTGTTGGAGCACAAATGGATCGTGGCGTGCTTCCATTTACTCAAGATAAACCTCGTGCAACTCGCTTTGTAAATATAGCAAAACTAACCGTTCAGTGTTTGGAATCAAACAACGATAAACCATGGCTAGCTTAG
- a CDS encoding phage regulatory protein CII — protein MYNINNSKQTVIDAACIRFAGIENVESIASECGMRGQILRNKLNPNQPHQLTVSELIKITKATDNHDIINSAILEVGLTAVRLPKQGESKPLTLSAMSVTSHTGEINRHILEAESDRRLTRHKKDAIIKKAQDAVRELVFLMSDVENRCGGAGPFVSMCADAVMNGMPIPGM, from the coding sequence ATGTATAACATTAATAATAGTAAACAAACCGTAATTGACGCGGCCTGTATCCGTTTTGCAGGTATAGAAAACGTCGAATCAATTGCAAGCGAATGTGGTATGCGTGGTCAGATACTTCGCAACAAGCTAAACCCTAATCAACCACATCAGCTTACCGTTAGCGAATTAATCAAGATAACTAAAGCAACCGACAATCACGACATCATAAACAGCGCGATACTTGAAGTTGGATTAACCGCCGTTCGCCTACCAAAACAAGGTGAGTCTAAACCTCTCACACTTAGCGCCATGAGCGTGACCAGTCATACCGGTGAAATAAACCGTCACATCTTAGAAGCCGAATCAGACCGTCGATTAACGCGTCATAAGAAAGACGCAATTATCAAAAAGGCACAAGACGCTGTACGCGAATTGGTTTTTCTTATGTCAGACGTTGAAAACCGCTGCGGTGGTGCAGGGCCGTTCGTGTCCATGTGTGCCGATGCAGTAATGAATGGAATGCCAATACCAGGTATGTAA
- a CDS encoding putative uncharacterized phage protein, which yields MEQAQHKVSAVEAIAQVRAMFNRNRVAVIYNKQGDETKRVICFAAGMEERDMKFKFERFNQTQRASIHQVIKRLAPAIKEMAGYSLTEFNK from the coding sequence ATGGAACAAGCACAACACAAAGTATCTGCGGTTGAAGCTATCGCTCAAGTCCGCGCCATGTTTAACCGTAATCGTGTCGCCGTTATTTATAACAAACAAGGTGATGAAACAAAGCGCGTTATCTGTTTTGCAGCCGGAATGGAAGAGCGGGACATGAAATTTAAGTTTGAAAGGTTTAATCAAACTCAAAGAGCCTCGATCCATCAAGTCATAAAGCGACTAGCACCGGCAATCAAGGAAATGGCTGGTTACTCATTAACTGAATTCAACAAGTAA
- a CDS encoding putative uncharacterized phage protein: MIKPNPTMSDVINELMFIALAKPEKLSVSVRYIGHADALEVIAIDKTYFSGAQNPNTWSAHKLMDKTIYLDGLTAFRQVTSVYNELSNLIKGEVAA; encoded by the coding sequence ATGATTAAACCAAATCCAACAATGAGCGATGTGATCAACGAGCTAATGTTTATTGCCCTCGCCAAACCTGAAAAATTGAGCGTGTCTGTTCGTTATATTGGCCATGCAGATGCTCTCGAAGTTATCGCAATTGATAAAACCTACTTTAGCGGTGCGCAAAACCCAAATACCTGGTCTGCGCACAAGCTAATGGATAAAACCATTTACCTCGATGGCTTAACTGCATTTAGGCAAGTCACCTCTGTATATAACGAACTAAGCAATTTAATTAAAGGCGAGGTAGCAGCATGA
- a CDS encoding putative uncharacterized phage protein: protein MKRILAPVEDVRSALHSLGIDADKADWIIDLFECVDAGRSDALAMPCFHFNLYATLKQEEVLITVFAFWQSVVTCSDTNSKEEQLALGAIRSVYFMAQGFGLTKLVACIELWWEKTLDIHNTTIWMVA from the coding sequence ATGAAACGTATTTTAGCCCCTGTTGAAGATGTGCGATCGGCGCTGCACTCACTTGGTATCGATGCAGACAAAGCCGATTGGATTATCGATTTGTTTGAATGCGTTGATGCTGGCCGTAGCGACGCACTTGCAATGCCTTGTTTTCATTTCAACCTTTACGCAACGCTAAAACAAGAAGAGGTATTGATTACTGTATTTGCCTTTTGGCAAAGCGTTGTGACTTGTTCTGATACTAATTCAAAGGAAGAGCAACTAGCCCTAGGCGCTATTCGTTCTGTGTACTTTATGGCGCAAGGCTTCGGCTTAACCAAGTTAGTAGCCTGCATAGAATTGTGGTGGGAGAAAACACTCGATATTCACAATACAACTATCTGGATGGTCGCATGA
- a CDS encoding putative uncharacterized phage protein: MYFAIEVCPDGGTIRDGQTHEPRTVEIGECETKQDAIDNACQQLDCRQLFRGVIGRPKGKGGYVVLNAQDYAEV; this comes from the coding sequence ATGTATTTTGCAATAGAAGTATGTCCCGATGGTGGCACCATTCGAGATGGCCAAACTCATGAACCACGCACCGTTGAAATAGGTGAATGTGAAACCAAACAAGATGCCATCGATAACGCATGCCAACAGCTAGATTGCCGTCAGTTGTTTCGTGGCGTAATCGGTCGACCAAAAGGCAAGGGTGGTTATGTTGTATTAAATGCGCAGGATTATGCTGAAGTATGA
- a CDS encoding phage replication protein, protein MNARDYAEGLSDAVRRQWSFQVKNWGKRHVYPQLPNYVQVTPAASKEFQQPEMSLIENAMFQSNPDLDDHEWRKQFFGDMPHYLSRYFAERYNKIFKQKGRSAANLYLLKTVGKDINPRLQKVLDQYRRQFKFRNAYVRSNDLSREKLLAEMDKSEIKKLSQQFADFFAGKLEPLIESEKANHKDYANVIVAVFESLQDECRSFGYTPPYNRNDGLHQSEAECGILRLVCQRAWENKLNTKRMTMREHLAIAVGQVQKAASPYCSRDCMHEWKNQKQRNRDFIKGMSIFDEDSGEEIALYDMFYKSTANPAIRRCELMVRMAGYQSIATAMGCDGLFLTLTAPSKYHNTRKKGGFVDQWLGNSPKDAQRYLCKVWARIRAQLKREELPVFGMRVAEPHHDGTPHWHLLMFMQPEHVDRIREIFIGYAIDEEITELCPKVYRKPIVGPLDYRPRCDVKMMDPSKGTATGYIAKYISKNIDGYGMKGELDDETGRDQREMAAHVTAWASRWRIRQFQPIGGAPVTTYRELRRYANNDKNAFKSFVTTLSSKQQNNLFNELFPDQNPIFMGPQLNFHGPRLNYEAMNSLQRWEVITDKYKPELKTNAAAASDAMKAADKGDFAAYVMAQGGPFVSRKDLLIRNDYDTNEMGNEYGEFVSKIQGFHVVGDEAVKTRIRKWTIQPKSQALLDSEASTSSTEGAEVLNWPEGSSRSSVTNCTPSRRDRLNTGIKALLKRRGIHLDDHLVNVMGQGAQIRVDKDHIVKLRQGYYVENQYHPPELVDVKPEKTNIWDGWNSPETEIKDTSHYIPGWEDWESWDWG, encoded by the coding sequence ATGAATGCAAGAGATTATGCAGAAGGCCTTTCCGATGCTGTCCGCCGTCAATGGTCTTTTCAAGTAAAGAACTGGGGTAAACGCCATGTTTATCCTCAGCTACCAAACTATGTTCAAGTTACTCCTGCTGCAAGCAAAGAATTCCAACAACCTGAAATGTCGCTTATTGAAAATGCAATGTTTCAGTCTAACCCCGATCTTGATGATCATGAATGGCGTAAGCAGTTCTTTGGTGATATGCCGCATTACCTTAGCCGCTACTTTGCCGAACGATATAATAAAATCTTTAAGCAAAAAGGCCGTTCTGCTGCCAACTTATACCTGCTAAAAACAGTCGGAAAAGATATAAATCCTCGTCTACAAAAAGTACTCGATCAATACAGACGACAATTCAAATTTAGAAATGCCTATGTTCGCAGCAATGACTTGTCACGCGAAAAGCTATTAGCTGAAATGGACAAAAGTGAAATAAAGAAACTAAGCCAGCAATTTGCTGATTTTTTTGCTGGCAAATTAGAACCCCTAATTGAAAGCGAAAAAGCCAACCATAAAGATTACGCCAACGTGATTGTTGCTGTATTTGAGAGTCTGCAAGACGAATGCAGATCATTTGGTTATACACCGCCGTACAACAGAAATGATGGCTTACATCAATCAGAAGCGGAATGTGGAATTTTACGTTTAGTTTGCCAACGTGCCTGGGAAAACAAGTTAAATACAAAGCGCATGACTATGCGAGAACACCTTGCGATTGCCGTTGGCCAAGTGCAGAAAGCGGCAAGTCCGTATTGTTCACGCGACTGCATGCATGAGTGGAAAAACCAAAAGCAACGTAACAGAGATTTCATCAAAGGTATGTCTATCTTTGATGAAGATTCTGGAGAAGAAATTGCCCTATATGACATGTTCTACAAGTCGACCGCGAATCCTGCGATCAGACGTTGTGAATTAATGGTACGTATGGCTGGGTATCAAAGTATTGCAACCGCAATGGGTTGTGATGGGTTATTTCTAACGCTGACCGCACCATCTAAATATCATAACACCCGCAAGAAAGGCGGTTTTGTTGATCAATGGCTGGGGAACAGCCCGAAAGACGCCCAACGTTATTTATGTAAAGTATGGGCAAGAATACGTGCGCAACTAAAACGTGAAGAGTTACCTGTTTTCGGTATGCGTGTTGCTGAACCGCATCATGACGGCACACCACATTGGCATTTACTCATGTTCATGCAACCTGAGCATGTTGATCGTATCCGCGAAATTTTCATTGGTTATGCTATTGATGAAGAAATAACAGAGCTGTGCCCAAAGGTTTACAGAAAACCAATTGTTGGCCCGTTAGATTATCGCCCTCGTTGTGATGTGAAAATGATGGACCCAAGCAAAGGTACAGCAACGGGTTACATCGCTAAATACATCAGTAAGAATATTGATGGCTATGGCATGAAGGGCGAACTTGATGATGAAACAGGCCGTGACCAACGAGAAATGGCCGCGCATGTTACTGCCTGGGCAAGTCGTTGGCGTATCCGTCAGTTTCAGCCTATTGGCGGCGCACCAGTGACCACTTATCGTGAATTACGCCGTTATGCTAACAATGATAAAAACGCATTCAAAAGCTTTGTTACTACGTTAAGTAGTAAACAACAAAACAACTTATTCAATGAACTATTCCCTGACCAAAATCCAATATTCATGGGTCCGCAGTTAAATTTTCACGGCCCACGTTTAAATTATGAAGCAATGAATTCATTACAACGATGGGAAGTGATCACCGACAAGTACAAGCCTGAATTAAAAACCAATGCAGCTGCCGCATCCGATGCAATGAAAGCAGCAGATAAAGGCGACTTCGCTGCATATGTAATGGCGCAGGGCGGGCCGTTTGTATCACGTAAGGACTTACTCATTCGTAATGATTATGACACGAATGAAATGGGCAACGAATATGGTGAGTTCGTTTCTAAGATCCAAGGCTTTCACGTTGTCGGTGATGAAGCCGTTAAAACGCGCATACGCAAGTGGACGATACAACCCAAGTCACAGGCATTGCTCGATAGTGAAGCAAGCACCAGTAGCACCGAAGGTGCTGAGGTTTTGAACTGGCCCGAAGGGTCTTCTCGGAGTTCTGTCACTAACTGTACGCCCTCCAGACGCGACAGATTAAATACTGGAATTAAAGCACTTTTGAAAAGACGCGGTATTCATTTAGATGATCACCTGGTCAATGTTATGGGACAAGGTGCCCAAATCAGAGTTGATAAAGACCACATCGTGAAATTAAGGCAGGGCTATTACGTCGAGAATCAATATCACCCGCCCGAACTGGTCGATGTTAAGCCTGAAAAAACCAATATTTGGGATGGCTGGAATAGTCCTGAAACTGAAATTAAAGATACATCTCATTACATACCTGGTTGGGAAGACTGGGAAAGTTGGGATTGGGGTTAA
- a CDS encoding putative uncharacterized phage protein: MLLLTTEILPPYYGIVEMHSMVQITKDVEVSNESFRKGVFATNKGEYQEAMDLLAQSAPSGANAIIGIKVASSIQKFPNGTFLHLTYIGTPITYEEI, translated from the coding sequence ATGTTACTACTAACTACTGAAATTTTACCTCCGTATTATGGCATTGTAGAAATGCACAGTATGGTTCAGATCACCAAAGATGTTGAGGTGTCCAACGAGAGTTTTAGGAAAGGTGTGTTTGCAACAAATAAAGGTGAATATCAAGAAGCTATGGATTTACTTGCTCAAAGCGCGCCATCAGGTGCGAATGCTATTATTGGAATTAAGGTGGCTTCAAGTATACAAAAATTTCCTAACGGCACATTTTTACACTTAACCTATATTGGAACACCTATTACTTATGAAGAAATTTAA